acctggagggccgaagtttgaccCTGCCTGGATTTATTTAATGTTGCCAGCCCTGATTGTACAAACCACAAGAGAAATATATGTTTCATGGATTCTACTTTCACGTTATTGCAGAGACATGACCTTTTGGTATGAGGAATATCAGCATCATCTCAATTTTATctcatttttaattaaaagacACAAATCCCTGTGTGAATTTGGTTATTGCCAAATTCTTGTTCGATGTGTCCATGATTAAAGAACAGTTCAACTTCTATATGGGGGAAACTATCTGAAATAAGCTCTGCCtgtatgatttcacaaatttttCCTTGTGTTCTTAATTTATCTAATGTGTTGTGTTTTGTGTTGTGAATTTGTATTTGCTAGATATCTGGACTGTAATAGAGAATCGTCTATTTATGTGGCACAAACAATCTCATAGATCAGATTGCTTCATTTTTTTCCCACTGTCTCTTAACTTGGGGAATTTGGCTAGAAGATGGACTACTATCATATTTTCTTTTATGTAAATGTCCCCAGCAGCTGACTTTGCAGTAACGGTGTGCTCTCTTCCCCTAGGCTTTGGAAGTGTCTCTAAGTCTTCCGTTACAGCCCATGATTTTACTGCAAGCAAATCTCAGTCCCAGAGCCTGCCTTTACAAGCTCCTTCCACACCACACCAAGTCAAGAATACGATCCATTCCAGCATGCGTATCCCACTTCCATCTTTTCATGAGGTCCATAATGCATCACCAGCCAAGCCTAACAATTCAGGCCAGTCTATTTCCAATGGTCCACACCAGAAGCCAAATGTATGCCTGTGTGGACCACCACCCATGGAAGAGGTATCTTGTCAGTTGGATAGGCAACCGTCTAACAAATCCAAAATGACTAAAGATGAACCTTCACAGGACCAGGATGATTTGAAGCAGCAAGTAGCTCACATCCTGGCCTTGCATCCAGAAGGCATGTCACTTTTCCAGTTCCGTGCAGCCTATAGTGCCACCTATCAGCAGCACTTCCCAATGGACAACACTGCTTCTGTCAAACAACGTTTGCAGGAAATGCCGGATGTTGTTAGTATGAAAAGCTATGGAGTCCAAACAAGGCTGCTATCTGTATCCCGTGCAATGCCATCTTTAAAATCTGGTAGGTAAGGTGGTATATAGTCTTTTGTTCTGTGTATATCTCGGATTGTTTTCCCACTTTTCAAAAGAACCAACATATTCCCCATTAACAGGGGAAAGTAAAACTTCTCTTCTCACCTGAATTTTTACATTGCTAGTTACATCTATATTTCAGTAAGAAAACCAATAGCCATGTGATCCACATTTTTAAAGGACATAGTTAGATAATGTActcaatgttacaaaagtagTGTCGATGTGACATAACCTGAGCATGAGAGATACTACTCAGTGGGGTGATCCATTGGAGACTTAGtctgtgaaagcttatgctaccaacttctctTAAGTAGTTtgtaaggtgctacaagatccccttCTATATTGATATTCCAGAGTAACACTGCTATGTTTTGAATCCTGTGCAGCTTCTTTCAGTGTTGTACTTCCTCTACTATCAAAAGCATTTCCAGTTCTCTGTCATCTGAGCCTAATTTTCTGACTTTGCAGGTCAGCCTGTCTCTGCCACAATGGAAAAAGCTTCAGTTGTCCCTGGTCTCTCACAGCCCAGAACAGTGTCACTGACTCAAGAGGTAACTgttctcaagcccccccccccttttaggcTCTTGTGGCATCCCCTACCCCATTTAACCCCCAGCTTCAGACCATTCCCAGGAAGCCAAAAAACAAGGATGATGGTGTTCTCCTCAAAGTACAGCCaccaagaacacacacacacaaaacaccctGCAAATCTTTTGCAGGAGCACGAGAGAACCAGAGTTAAATTGGTGGATCTTTCAGGTCAACTTGATTCATCTAAAATTAAGGAAGTGACTCATTTCTGGCAGTGCTCTGCGTAAAGCTGGTCCTATGATAGCTTCCAAATCTTACCTTAAGCCTATGCTTCCAAAGGTGTCTGTGCTTCCCATACTtcagttctttctctctctcttttctctagaATTCTGAAGAACTTGGAGGAGATGACAGCAAGGAGGATTACCCAGTCCTTGATTCTTTGCTCCACCAAGTAGTTAAACCAAGAGGTTGTGTGCAAGAGAATGTGAAGAAGAAGCCCAGGCCAATGGGAGCTCCGGTCATTCCTCAGCCCCCTGTAGTCTGTCATACATATGCCCAAGTCACAGCTTCACGTAAACCTTTGAAACCAAATAGTCTTCATATGAAGCCCACACAACTTAATAGCCCTtgtatttctgccaacaatgccTCAGTGCCTTCCACCTCTCATTCTGCCTCTTACAACTCTGGAACATGGGCGCAGCCGGTGAGCTATCCATTTGTGCCGTTGGTTTCCCAGATGCCAGAGATTTCCCCTGTCAAGCCCGCCTATATCAAAGTTTCTAGATATCCTTCCGGGATCCAGTTTAAGAACCCTACAGTTCAGAGCTCTCCTTTTGCTCAGCCACCCCATGTGCTCCCAATTAGATATGATCCGACAATGCATCTCACCGAAAGCACAGAACAATGGAGCAACATTTGTACTCTCCCACAAGTGGATGCCTATTCTCCAGTGAAGACATCATCCAACACCCAGCAGCTTGCCCAAAACCCTACATCCTCAACAAGGAGATATCCCATATCTCCATCTTCTAGAAACATCTCCCAGACTGTCCAGCAGCTAGAATCTTATAACCATACACAGCAGGATGGTGTGCAGCTTGGATCAGTTGTGGTAGTAAGGAATAAAAGCTTCATAGTAACATCTCTGGACACACAGCCTAAGCCTCCAGCATCTGCTTATCAGAGACAATACGTTGATTGGAATCCTCTGGTATCTACTACAAACAGAGCGCCGTTCATTTCACATGGTGCTTGCTCCACTAGTCAGCTCTTCCAGCCCTTGGAAACTTCCTCTAGTAGGAAAAGGAATCCTAATTCTCTGCTTTTTGAACCTCCAATTTTTGTGGATCAACCACAACCTGTTAGTGCAAGTGCTACCATAACCACCTCATCGTACTCACCACCTTCACTTGTAGATGCTACTGTAAGCCCATATTCCAACCACTTATCTGTTTGTAATAATTCTGCTAGTCAACCTTCAAAGCCTCGAGCTTCCATTCAACAGCAACAATATACTAGCCTGAATACCTCTGTAATCAACTCCAGCGGGAAACAAGCAGGTTCATTGCCTTGCCCTCAAGACCTCACTATCAGACGATCCCGCCAACTTTCCATAACACCTTTAAGTGTTTGTACAGATAATGAGCCTCCTGTCCAAACTAAGCCTGTGGTTTCTTTTTCCAAACATGCTGACGATCATCATGTTTCTTTGCCAAAAAACCAGACATCTTATTCTCCCCCAAATAGCCCTCTTAAAAAACTGGATAGTTGTGTTATCCTGTAATAACAAACATTGAGGAGGTAGGCATTTTCTGGGATGATGCTGGTAGCAGTAATGGATGACTGCATTCAGAATTTCTAAGAATGGGAAACAATATGGAATAGGAAGTTTAAATTTACATATGCCACAGACCTGAAAGAAAACCAATACAATATGGTATATCACACCAAAACAATTAGGGCActacaacaacaaaatacaaacaaaatgctggaaatgtcagGAATATGAGGACTcgttctaccatatgtggtggcttgtaacaaaacaaagaaatactggaaagaaatacatgaGGAGTGCCAGAACGTAATGAAAAAGATATTTCAAATGAAACCAGAACTATACCTGTTAGGTATAACAGATTTCAAActaggaaaaaatgaagaaaagatacGAAACTACCTGGTGATTGCAGCAAGAATAGTCTTTGCCAAGATTTCGAGATTAAATGAGATACCAACAATAGACCAGTGGATACTAAAGATATGGGAAATAAGAAACATGGATAGGCTAACATATTTAATGAAGAAGCATCAAGGAAAACCAGTGAGAGAAACAGATTGGACAGTAATTAAGGAATACATGACAGACAGAGAAGAAGCTCACTGAGATCACATAGGAAATAGAAGAATTAGAACATCAGAAGTGAGATACGGCGAATATTTAAGACCATTTCACATAttatatttcactttcccctcttCCTGATCTCTACTTCTTTTCCTCCCACACCATTCTCCACCCACTTCCcttcccccctttttctcccccccTTTTCATCAtactattctatttattatttttattttctacacttccatttcatttattatgTATGTAAATGaatttcaattaaaaacattaaaaaataatttttaagatTGTCCCCATCCAATTCTGGGACATGCCAGGTGAGGTGTGTGGTATTTATTTGTTCTTGGATATTACAGTCCATTTACTAGGTGCTGCATTGTTGGCTTCTGTACCTTCATGAGAGTTGGCAGCATAAGGGTGGGGGTTTTGAACTGGAACTGGAGATAAAAGGTTTTTGTTTTCACTTGAAGGCACTAAATGACCTTGGTCCAGTTGTGAGAATAATGTGTGGTGGAGAAAATCCATACACACCATGTTAAGTATCAGAGGAAAAGTGCACTATGAGTGTACACAACACATTGTGTTTTGCATTACCTTACACAATGTTTCTTAAACAAAGGCACACATTCTGTGCAGGATCCTATGAGAAAGCTGAAGCTGTTCATAAATGCAGGCAGCTAAAGGTGATTCTGTTTAACAGCAACATTTTATAAGCTGGTCAGTATTCTGGTATTTATATTACCAGTATGATGTTTTGTTTGCAGTGTCAGAACAGGAAGAGAGAGATTCAGGTTTTAATCTCCATTTACCTATGAAGCTCACTAAGATCTTTGAACAGATAGTTACTCTTAGGTTTACTAAGGGGTTGGTGTAATACAATGGTAGTTGTGGTAAGCATCACAGTCGTAATATTATTGGAGGAGATATGTTACCCCAGCTCCTATAAGTGAAAGTGTATTCCTCACCTGTAGTTGAAAGAAGCACATTTCTTTCTACCTActtatttcccttttttgttgGGTATGCAAGTAACCTTACATTTGTTTTTCCAAAGGACACAGAAAACTATGGTCAGAAAGGGAATTTTTCATTTATGTCAGAGCTGTGAAAAAGTCAGTTTACTGAAAAGAATACATATATGGATTGTCCTATATGAGGGAGTTCATTTGTATCTAATTGCACTTTAATTAAATATCAAGGAATCTAATTGCTGTGGAATGATGATGTGAAACATTCAGCAGTTAGCTGAGGTTTGTGTGTATGGATGGGTATCATGTATTTAATGGGAAAACAGATCAGTCAGACTGATGGATGAGAGCATTTTGAATGGTCACTCCATGATCATTTTCCAGTTGGTTCTTTCATTGGCAGAATAACCTTGTCAATAGATCTTAGAGGATTATTTATAACCGTATCCTGAGATTCCTGTACATCCACAACAGAACATTATAATGCCTCAACGCTTCATACTTTAATAGGTTTTCCAAACCTACATCATACATATTGAGGATTCACAGGGACTACATGGAAAAGGGAAATCCACTTTCATGGTTTACTAATAGAAGTATATATAAGCCAGCTACACCTTGTGGGGGCCATCCAGGCATTGGCAACTTCCTAGTAATTTTGGTTTTTAGAACAATACTTCTCTGCCTTCCATCTGCATTTTGGTTATGATTGGTAAATGATGATGGATTATTTTTAATATGCTAACTTCTAATTGTTATATCACATTTGTCATTCTATTTTTTTTACTAATTACGGATACATTTGTATATGGtgcaaataaattataataaatgacTGGTCTTTTATTACTGACTTTGCTTTCCGTTTTTCTTTCTGTTACATCTTTCTACATTTAGTGAAAATTGTTTGGTGGTCAAGCACATTCTGGTTTCATACTTCCTTCACCCTGATTTCCATCCATTGTTCTAAGATAGCTTAGAAATATAAGTTTggtggaaactctggagtatcccaacACTTCAGGGCAGTCTAGACAGTGGGATTGGGTCTGATTTGGGCCAATCCACTGTCCAGATGGACATTGCTGCCACCACCTTTTCTTTGCACTTCTCATGCCCATGTCCCCGCTATCCTTGTTGGTCATGTGAGTGTTCCATTCTAACATCAACAGCAGTGCCTGTGATGTCCAGGGGCTTTCATGAAATTCTATGACAGCTAGGAGAAGTGCTGGAGGCAACATGGAGTAGGTGACAGCCCAGCAATTCTCTGGCTGATCCTAAGGGCAGATTAGGCAAATCTACCCAATACTGATGTGCCTTTAGAGGACAGATTAGTTAGGAATCTAGAAGAAAAATCCATTCTGCCTTGCAAAACAATAGGGAGACGGCAGGAATCTTCTGGATCTACCCAAGTGCAGTGATGGCCAGTACTATCTGAAGCATGTTCAACTTCAGTATGAACAGAACAGTATGGCAAGACTAGGCACAAGTTGAAAAATAGTGAATCTTTAGGGATGTGTGCAATCTGCCCTTTTAATTCGGAGTGTTATTCTTATTTGCTTCATGGTTTTAGATAGTCATAAGGTCAGGGAATCACCTTTTAAGTTTGTCCTTTGAGAATGAATATGATGGCCAGGgtccctccagctgtttttgaAGCCAGACTACTATCAGAATCTTTGTATATCTTGTAAACAAAataagctcaggatgtttgttcatttatattgtgttttaagtaTGCCTCTGAATTTTACATATATTTAGTTCCTCTTCATTCTTACTCATAAACAATACATTAAGATGCTTTGAATTGCTAAAGACTTCATATTAAGGACTAATCCTCTTACTGACTTATTTCGCTAACTGcgcatatttattcatttatttatttacagcatttatattccgcccttctcaccccgaaggggactcagggcggatcacattacacatataggcaaacattcaatgccttttaagatagaacaaagacaaacaaatataggctctgagcgggcctcgaactcatgacctcctggtcagagtgatttattgcagtgattcattgcagctgctctccagcctgcgccacagcccgagcccaatataTAGCccgatatgtatatatatgcttcAATAAACCGCTTGTGTGTTAtactggctcctgtctggttttcagggtACAATGGGACTTCTCAATCACTGCATGTTTTAACTTCTCTGTTTCTGGACCTGGACCGGTGTGGCTAAAGAGGCTGCTTCTATAAGCTAGTTGGCATTGCCccccctgacgtgcgacgggaagttgctgctaactgtgagagaaaaaaggtcgaacattgtgaaagccatccactgcatgactatcaccctcctcccaccagactcaaatcaaggaaaggcttcatgagaaccaccactcctcttgatgtccccccagcaacagcaagtgtccctctgggcagctaaagcaggaaatcccaactggatggccccccatgagggtctgcctccaggggcaaaccaagaatggacaacttggaagtccctaaacagactgagaagcagagtgggcagatcaaaaggtaacctggcaagatggcactacctggaggaatcttccaccttgtgtgactgtagagctgaacaaacaactccgcatatgtatgcttgcccacaatgccctgcctcatgcacggaggaggagttgttt
This sequence is a window from Anolis carolinensis isolate JA03-04 chromosome 6, rAnoCar3.1.pri, whole genome shotgun sequence. Protein-coding genes within it:
- the LOC103279780 gene encoding uncharacterized protein LOC103279780 — encoded protein: MALEEGDADNLKRRVVELLLQNPQGIRFENFSGAFHQLHGYYPRIALQGYHTLKELVADMKNAVVVERRSRQQVLKIAKGFRLDCWLEGEKGNGLETSEREVENLRDEDQVGGETTLADILDLLISLLTEYKSGLRISYIQKFMLSKHAVDMEKFSIAQGYKNIMEFLGHELPELIVRYQEKTCEYVVQIPEGLFASDLSVESDFSTWSSPSSTQDLTRTNSASSLYYTCKSDPNHVKQPTKYVPDLPAASKLIRDVLKSFPCGIKVCSLKRVLRKRCGFDLEAFRTQHGYQDVLSCLKDVPDLFLLNTNRHRNCLVRLQPCPFGSDLSLDSDFSGYSSHSEPDGLTRTNSVLSLESTSSCTPSLDTNFSVGHTNVEPKKPRSTNSAVSLPSTSVSVPNHVKEPTNQALAVSLPSTSVSVPNHAKEPTNQALALPEVLSLVSDLLTKYKDGLRIKKIQDFLMATNSIDLEKFSIMQGYKGSVEFLQRQMPYLSYMKRNQRLNSVFKLGIKAKKKQPQKHPQTGTTKKNPSVASVPPLMNAPVLQSTKPLEPVCSESGFGSVSKSSVTAHDFTASKSQSQSLPLQAPSTPHQVKNTIHSSMRIPLPSFHEVHNASPAKPNNSGQSISNGPHQKPNVCLCGPPPMEEVSCQLDRQPSNKSKMTKDEPSQDQDDLKQQVAHILALHPEGMSLFQFRAAYSATYQQHFPMDNTASVKQRLQEMPDVVSMKSYGVQTRLLSVSRAMPSLKSGQPVSATMEKASVVPGLSQPRTVSLTQENSEELGGDDSKEDYPVLDSLLHQVVKPRGCVQENVKKKPRPMGAPVIPQPPVVCHTYAQVTASRKPLKPNSLHMKPTQLNSPCISANNASVPSTSHSASYNSGTWAQPVSYPFVPLVSQMPEISPVKPAYIKVSRYPSGIQFKNPTVQSSPFAQPPHVLPIRYDPTMHLTESTEQWSNICTLPQVDAYSPVKTSSNTQQLAQNPTSSTRRYPISPSSRNISQTVQQLESYNHTQQDGVQLGSVVVVRNKSFIVTSLDTQPKPPASAYQRQYVDWNPLVSTTNRAPFISHGACSTSQLFQPLETSSSRKRNPNSLLFEPPIFVDQPQPVSASATITTSSYSPPSLVDATVSPYSNHLSVCNNSASQPSKPRASIQQQQYTSLNTSVINSSGKQAGSLPCPQDLTIRRSRQLSITPLSVCTDNEPPVQTKPVVSFSKHADDHHVSLPKNQTSYSPPNSPLKKLDSCVIL